The following coding sequences are from one Pseudonocardia sp. EC080619-01 window:
- a CDS encoding glycerophosphodiester phosphodiesterase, giving the protein MRVVPDTDATVPDRTATTAGARPVVIAHRGASGNRPEHTLAAYELAARVGADYLETDVVPTRDGHLVCRHEPGIGGTTDVAARPEFAGRRTRRTIDGEVHEGWFTHDFTLAELRTLRAVERLPGERPGNRVYDARFAVPTFAELLDLRERLSRELGREIGVYPEIKHSTHHAGIGLPAEPLLVDALDGAGLNRPDAPVYVQSFEVTNLRWLRGRLRVPLVQLTDVTGGPADLPDRSWTSITSPDGLREVATYADAVGPAKAQVVPAGPDGALGPPSSLVADAHAAGLLVHPYTFRNENAFLPPALRSGGPASDWGDVFAEYDAFLDAGVDGLFSDHPDTAIAALSFRRGGRGSSAPDGPRSAH; this is encoded by the coding sequence GTGCGCGTCGTGCCCGACACCGATGCGACGGTTCCGGACCGCACCGCCACCACCGCGGGCGCCCGCCCGGTGGTCATCGCACACCGCGGGGCGTCGGGGAACCGGCCCGAGCACACGCTGGCCGCCTACGAGCTCGCCGCGCGGGTCGGCGCCGACTACCTGGAGACCGACGTCGTCCCCACCCGGGACGGGCACCTGGTCTGCCGGCACGAGCCCGGGATCGGCGGGACCACCGACGTCGCGGCCCGGCCCGAGTTCGCCGGGCGACGCACCCGGCGGACGATCGACGGCGAGGTCCACGAGGGCTGGTTCACCCACGACTTCACCCTCGCCGAGCTGCGGACGCTCCGCGCCGTCGAGCGGCTCCCTGGCGAGCGGCCCGGCAACCGTGTCTACGACGCCCGGTTCGCCGTCCCCACCTTCGCCGAGCTGCTGGACCTGCGGGAGCGGCTGTCCCGGGAGCTCGGGCGCGAGATCGGCGTCTACCCGGAGATCAAGCACTCCACCCACCACGCCGGCATCGGACTGCCTGCCGAACCACTGCTCGTCGACGCGCTCGACGGCGCCGGGCTGAACCGGCCGGACGCCCCGGTGTACGTGCAGTCGTTCGAGGTGACGAACCTGCGGTGGCTGCGCGGCAGGCTGCGGGTGCCGCTGGTCCAGCTCACCGACGTCACCGGCGGGCCGGCGGACCTGCCGGACCGGAGCTGGACGTCGATCACCTCGCCCGACGGGCTGCGCGAGGTCGCGACCTACGCCGACGCCGTCGGGCCGGCGAAGGCCCAGGTCGTCCCGGCCGGGCCGGACGGGGCGCTGGGGCCGCCGTCGTCGCTGGTCGCCGACGCGCACGCGGCCGGGCTGCTGGTGCACCCGTACACGTTCCGGAACGAGAACGCCTTCCTGCCGCCCGCGCTGCGCTCCGGCGGGCCGGCCTCGGACTGGGGCGACGTGTTCGCCGAGTACGACGCCTTCCTCGACGCCGGCGTCGACGGCCTGTTCTCCGACCACCCGGACACCGCGATCGCCGCGCTGTCGTTCAGGCGGGGCGGTCGCGGGTCGAGCGCTCCAGATGGGCCCCGATCAGCGCACTGA
- a CDS encoding alpha/beta fold hydrolase — MAGAPDPSVVRIPGPWTHRAVSANGIRIHLAEHGPPDGPLVVLLHGFPEFWWTWRHQLLALGDAGYRAVAPDLRGYGDTDKTPRGYDLWTLAGDCAGLVRALGERRAHVVGHDWGAAIAWTVAALHPRLVASLTVLGAPHPTTMRDALLRDPLGQGRASRYMAGFQLPRLPERSLRGPDRVERIMRDWAGPDWTSTEDFSETVARNREAIRISTVAHCSLEYYRWSLRSQFRPDGHRFARDVAGPVGVPVLQVHGADDPCVLDTTMRRTARRAGAGFVHHALPATGHFPQEERPTHVSALIGAHLERSTRDRPA, encoded by the coding sequence GTGGCCGGTGCCCCGGACCCGTCCGTCGTCCGGATCCCCGGACCGTGGACGCACCGGGCGGTCTCGGCCAACGGCATCCGGATCCACCTCGCCGAGCACGGCCCGCCGGACGGCCCACTGGTCGTCCTGCTGCACGGGTTCCCCGAGTTCTGGTGGACCTGGCGCCACCAGCTGCTCGCGCTCGGCGACGCCGGGTACCGCGCCGTCGCGCCCGACCTGCGGGGCTACGGCGACACCGACAAGACCCCACGCGGCTACGACCTGTGGACCCTCGCCGGTGACTGTGCCGGGCTGGTCCGGGCGCTGGGGGAGCGGCGGGCCCACGTGGTCGGCCACGACTGGGGCGCCGCCATCGCCTGGACGGTCGCCGCGCTGCACCCGCGGCTGGTGGCGTCGCTGACCGTGCTGGGCGCCCCGCACCCGACGACGATGCGTGATGCGCTCCTGCGCGATCCGCTCGGCCAGGGCCGGGCGAGCCGGTACATGGCGGGGTTCCAGCTCCCGCGGCTGCCGGAGCGCTCGCTGCGCGGCCCGGACCGGGTGGAGCGGATCATGCGTGACTGGGCGGGTCCCGACTGGACGTCCACCGAGGACTTCTCGGAGACCGTCGCGCGCAACCGTGAGGCGATCCGGATCTCGACCGTCGCGCACTGCAGCCTGGAGTACTACCGCTGGTCGCTGCGCTCCCAGTTCCGCCCGGACGGCCACCGGTTCGCCCGCGACGTCGCCGGCCCGGTCGGTGTCCCGGTGCTGCAGGTGCACGGGGCCGACGACCCGTGCGTCCTGGACACGACGATGCGCCGGACCGCCCGCCGCGCCGGGGCGGGGTTCGTCCACCACGCACTGCCGGCCACCGGGCACTTCCCGCAGGAGGAGCGGCCGACCCACGTCAGTGCGCTGATCGGGGCCCATCTGGAGCGCTCGACCCGCGACCGCCCCGCCTGA